The following are from one region of the Microbaculum marinisediminis genome:
- a CDS encoding ABC transporter transmembrane domain-containing protein, giving the protein MESSLFRYIWKHSKRQQIVILLVTFCSFPLIYYSLDLPKQIINQALQGTDWPQPVPIVGVELDQIPYLLTLCFLFLALVIINNGIKFWLNTAKNLLGERMLRRLRYDLYLRILRFRLPRFRQVSQGEIIPMITSEVDPLGNYIGDAIALPVFQGGTLIVYLYFIFAQDVLLGAAAIALYPLQMWIIPWLQAKVNKLARDRVLNIRRMADRIGETISGVREIHANDTSAWHLADISDRLHTNFEIRYVGFQLRFLIKFINNFINQLTPFFFYSIGGYLVIKGQLSFGALVAVLAAYKDLAGPWKELLDFYQARADVEIKYQTVIENFDIPDLRPAEVLTDDAEGTEELKGDIALDKVSYTGAGHPIADINAQIPEGTTVAVVGEDTDGRGDLLELVAGLVVPASGKVTIGGRNLDKLPESVLGRSIAYVGPNPYVFSETIRGNLTYGLRHRPALPDGWPASADAKRRYDEAMNTANTYFPLTAPWDDLAEAQVSSPEELDERSLALLDKVGLGDDAFRLGLSARIDPKAPGAPVKDLITARKKATERILAEPQAADLVELWDAAALNRSATLAENVLFALPSDPTIAMGDLASDPLVIKFLDSAGIADEFLQMGVEIARTMVELFAQLSGEGSLLAEFSFITPDELPNYDRLIKRIDKQGVGKLSKSERSDLIGLAFELVPARHRLDVLTDERTKMIVEARPAFRAMIDEESDGRFVPFDPELLIAPLSIEDNVLFGKPRVDRRGSRERVDRIIRDVIVELGLQGQIQRAGLDYNVGVAGSRLSPGQRQRIAVVRALLKRPNVAIFDGVFTSANDPLLKIVREELGEATLVVGIETLEGARGIETILSMRNGRLASVGNYDEVSTAAGS; this is encoded by the coding sequence ATGGAATCGTCGCTCTTCCGGTATATCTGGAAGCACAGCAAGCGCCAGCAGATCGTCATCCTGCTGGTGACGTTCTGCTCGTTCCCGCTGATCTACTATTCGCTCGACCTGCCGAAGCAGATCATCAATCAGGCGCTGCAGGGCACCGATTGGCCGCAACCGGTGCCGATCGTCGGCGTCGAGCTCGACCAGATCCCCTACCTTCTGACGCTGTGCTTCCTGTTCCTGGCGCTGGTCATCATCAACAACGGCATCAAGTTCTGGCTCAACACGGCCAAGAACCTGCTCGGCGAGCGCATGTTGAGGCGCCTGCGCTACGATCTCTATCTGCGCATCCTGCGTTTCCGGTTGCCGCGCTTCCGGCAGGTGAGCCAGGGCGAGATCATTCCGATGATCACCTCGGAGGTGGATCCGCTCGGCAACTATATCGGCGACGCCATCGCGCTGCCCGTGTTCCAGGGCGGCACGCTGATCGTCTATCTCTATTTCATCTTCGCCCAGGACGTCTTGCTGGGGGCGGCGGCGATCGCGCTCTATCCCCTGCAGATGTGGATCATCCCGTGGCTGCAGGCGAAGGTGAACAAGCTCGCCCGCGATCGCGTCCTCAATATCCGCCGGATGGCCGACCGGATCGGCGAGACCATCTCGGGCGTCCGCGAAATCCACGCCAACGACACCAGCGCCTGGCATCTGGCCGACATCTCGGACCGGCTTCACACGAATTTCGAGATCCGCTACGTCGGCTTCCAGCTGCGGTTCCTGATCAAGTTCATCAACAACTTCATCAACCAGCTCACGCCGTTCTTCTTCTATTCGATCGGCGGCTATCTGGTGATCAAGGGCCAGCTCTCCTTCGGCGCCCTGGTAGCCGTTCTCGCCGCCTACAAGGATCTCGCCGGCCCTTGGAAGGAACTGCTCGACTTCTACCAGGCGCGCGCCGACGTCGAGATCAAGTATCAGACGGTCATCGAGAACTTCGACATCCCGGACCTGAGACCGGCCGAGGTGCTCACCGACGACGCCGAAGGAACCGAGGAGCTGAAGGGCGACATCGCGCTCGACAAGGTGAGCTATACCGGTGCCGGCCATCCGATCGCGGACATCAATGCACAGATCCCGGAGGGCACGACCGTCGCGGTCGTCGGCGAGGATACGGACGGTCGCGGCGACCTGCTCGAGCTGGTCGCCGGACTGGTGGTGCCGGCGAGCGGAAAGGTGACGATCGGCGGGCGAAATCTAGACAAGCTCCCGGAATCCGTTCTCGGCCGTTCGATCGCCTATGTCGGCCCGAATCCCTACGTTTTCAGCGAGACGATCCGCGGCAACCTCACCTACGGGCTGCGCCACCGTCCCGCCCTTCCGGACGGCTGGCCGGCTTCGGCGGACGCCAAACGCAGGTACGACGAGGCGATGAATACCGCGAACACGTACTTCCCGTTGACGGCGCCGTGGGACGACCTGGCCGAGGCGCAGGTCTCCTCCCCCGAGGAACTCGACGAGCGCAGCCTGGCGCTGCTCGACAAGGTGGGGTTGGGCGACGACGCGTTCCGGCTCGGCCTCAGTGCCCGCATCGATCCGAAGGCGCCGGGCGCGCCGGTCAAGGACCTGATCACCGCGCGCAAGAAGGCCACCGAACGGATCCTGGCCGAACCACAGGCCGCCGATCTCGTTGAGCTGTGGGACGCGGCCGCGCTCAATCGAAGCGCGACGCTGGCAGAGAACGTCCTGTTCGCACTGCCGTCCGATCCGACGATCGCGATGGGAGATCTGGCGTCCGACCCGCTTGTCATAAAATTTTTGGACAGCGCTGGTATCGCCGACGAGTTCCTGCAGATGGGCGTCGAGATCGCCCGCACCATGGTGGAACTGTTCGCGCAACTATCCGGCGAAGGATCCTTGCTGGCGGAATTCAGCTTCATCACGCCCGACGAGCTGCCCAACTACGATCGCCTGATCAAGCGCATCGACAAGCAGGGCGTCGGCAAGCTGTCGAAATCGGAGCGCAGCGACCTTATTGGCCTCGCGTTCGAACTGGTGCCGGCGAGGCATCGTCTCGACGTGCTGACCGACGAGCGGACGAAGATGATCGTCGAGGCGCGCCCCGCGTTCCGCGCCATGATCGATGAGGAAAGCGACGGGCGGTTTGTCCCCTTCGACCCGGAGCTGCTGATCGCGCCGCTGTCCATCGAAGACAACGTGCTGTTCGGCAAGCCGCGGGTCGACCGGCGCGGTAGCCGCGAACGCGTCGACCGGATCATCCGCGACGTGATCGTCGAACTGGGCCTGCAGGGCCAGATCCAGCGGGCCGGTCTCGACTACAATGTCGGCGTGGCCGGATCGCGCCTGTCGCCCGGCCAGCGCCAGCGGATCGCCGTCGTGCGGGCCCTGCTGAAACGGCCGAACGTGGCGATCTTCGACGGTGTGTTCACCTCCGCCAACGATCCCCTTCTGAAAATCGTGCGCGAGGAACTGGGAGAGGCTACGCTGGTCGTCGGGATCGAAACGCTGGAAGGCGCGCGCGGGATCGAGACAATACTGTCGATGCGGAACGGACGGCTGGCATCCGTTGGCAACTACGATGAGGTGAGTACGGCGGCCGGCAGCTGA
- a CDS encoding glycosyltransferase family protein: MYSSKPKILIYSHDSFGLGHLRRCRAIAHSLVDSMPDASVLILSGSPIIGSFEFKTRVDFVRVPGVTKLRNGAYTSLSLPIDIEHTMAIRASIIEHTAEVFDPDIFIVDKEPLGLRGEVRQTLETLKRRGVHLVLGLRDVMDDPDVLREEWERKRAQPALEDLYDDIWIFGLREIFDPLEGVGVSPSVYDKTIYTGYLRSQQPKLARSPDTLPFGEDPYILVTPGGGGDGVELVDWVIRAYEARTRPLFPALIVLGPFMDSNSQSMFMERADQVRDVKVKRFTAHMEPLLEAAVGVVGMGGYNTFCEILSFNRPALLVPRIVPRQEQMIRALKAEEAGLLSVLPIDKYPDVDLMIGALARLPRQKAPLETGAPGLLDGLDRINARVAEILESRAATKTLRTAAAR, translated from the coding sequence ATGTACAGCTCGAAGCCGAAGATCCTGATATATAGCCACGATTCCTTCGGCCTCGGACATCTGCGCCGCTGCCGGGCGATCGCCCATTCGCTGGTCGATTCGATGCCGGACGCCTCGGTCCTGATCCTGTCGGGGTCGCCGATCATCGGCTCGTTCGAATTCAAGACACGCGTCGATTTCGTTCGCGTCCCCGGCGTCACCAAGCTGCGCAACGGCGCCTATACCTCGCTGAGCCTGCCGATCGACATCGAGCACACCATGGCCATCCGCGCCTCGATCATCGAGCACACGGCGGAAGTCTTCGATCCCGACATCTTCATCGTCGACAAGGAGCCCCTGGGCCTGCGCGGCGAGGTCCGGCAGACGCTGGAGACGTTGAAGCGCCGTGGCGTCCATCTGGTCCTGGGCCTGCGCGACGTGATGGACGATCCCGACGTCCTGCGCGAGGAATGGGAGCGCAAGCGCGCCCAACCCGCGCTCGAGGATCTCTACGACGACATCTGGATCTTCGGGCTGCGGGAAATCTTCGATCCGCTCGAAGGCGTCGGCGTGTCGCCCTCGGTCTACGACAAGACGATCTACACCGGCTATCTGCGCAGTCAGCAGCCGAAGCTTGCACGCTCGCCGGATACGCTGCCTTTCGGCGAGGATCCCTACATTCTCGTCACCCCCGGCGGCGGTGGCGACGGTGTGGAGCTGGTCGACTGGGTAATCCGCGCCTATGAGGCGCGAACGCGGCCGCTGTTCCCGGCACTAATCGTGCTCGGCCCGTTCATGGATTCGAACTCGCAGTCCATGTTCATGGAGCGCGCCGATCAGGTGCGCGACGTCAAGGTCAAGCGTTTCACCGCCCATATGGAGCCGCTCCTGGAGGCGGCCGTCGGCGTTGTCGGCATGGGCGGCTACAACACCTTTTGCGAGATCCTGTCTTTCAACCGCCCGGCGCTGCTGGTGCCTCGGATCGTGCCGCGCCAGGAGCAGATGATCCGCGCGCTGAAGGCGGAGGAAGCCGGTCTCCTGAGCGTCCTGCCGATCGACAAATATCCCGATGTCGACCTGATGATCGGTGCTCTGGCGCGGCTGCCGCGCCAGAAGGCGCCGCTGGAAACCGGCGCTCCCGGGCTGCTGGACGGCCTCGACAGGATCAACGCCCGCGTCGCCGAAATACTCGAATCCCGGGCGGCGACGAAGACTCTCCGCACCGCCGCGGCGCGCTGA
- a CDS encoding class I SAM-dependent methyltransferase: protein MSRLDSMINRLVAQRMILNHAADLVAPLPGPVLELGLGNGRTFDHLREIMPDREIFVFERKITASPRSIPDAEHVILGEIRDTLPFCAPRIGGPAALIHSDLSNGDPTDDLARKAWLSPMIAEHAGSGTVVISGHELDLADFERLPLPEGIREGRYYLYRKR from the coding sequence ATGAGCCGACTCGACAGCATGATCAACCGGCTGGTCGCCCAGCGGATGATCCTGAACCATGCCGCCGACCTCGTGGCGCCTCTTCCCGGCCCCGTCCTGGAGCTCGGGCTGGGCAACGGACGCACCTTCGACCACCTGCGCGAAATCATGCCCGACCGCGAGATTTTCGTGTTCGAACGCAAGATTACGGCCTCGCCGCGATCGATACCCGACGCGGAGCATGTTATCCTTGGCGAAATCCGCGACACTCTGCCATTCTGCGCGCCGCGCATCGGCGGGCCGGCGGCGCTGATCCATTCCGATCTGTCCAACGGCGACCCGACCGACGACCTCGCCCGCAAGGCCTGGCTTTCGCCGATGATCGCGGAGCACGCCGGCTCCGGAACCGTCGTCATCAGCGGCCATGAACTGGACCTTGCGGACTTCGAGCGGCTGCCCTTGCCCGAAGGCATCCGCGAGGGACGGTACTACCTCTACCGGAAGCGCTAG
- a CDS encoding Ig-like domain repeat protein has translation MHVRSWSGAIRTLGACVSTACLALPLAGAALAGPTATVLSDPKARTVYSEPVTFSARVTGATPSGTVTFRDGDTPLATRTVSRLRSQDSLATGDGHTCAVTVAGGVQCWGLNSLGQLGDGTTDDRRAAGAVTGLASGVVAVAAGDGHACALTATGAVKCWGDNSWGQLGDGSMTYRTAPVPVAGLSSGVVAISAGAIHTCALTATGGVKCWGYNGAGTLGDGTWATRTTPAQVVGLTSGIAAIAAGGAHTCALTADDGVLCWGHNNAGQVGDGTRVTRYTPTQVVGLSTGVTAISTGEAHACALSKAGIMKCWGHNSAGQLGRGAGSGSSGEETPAPVVGLSAVPVEIAAFRYNSCAIAASGAAQCWGINGSGQLGNGTTNANFAVPVPQTVIAAGLIQIEGGYESTCALTAAAGLLCWGNNDYGQFGDGTIDESLTPVPVTGFGSGTVMIASGASFTTSTLDAGNYPISARYSGDGGNAPSTSATVVHVVSKAKTKTSVNAKPRKPRVGDLVRFPIQVKAVPSATAKPVGTAIVKDGRKKLGTVTVKKGRAGLRTRGLKAGKRKITVLYKGDKNWVGSRASRKLVVRK, from the coding sequence ATGCATGTTCGTAGTTGGTCCGGTGCGATCCGGACGCTCGGCGCCTGCGTTTCGACCGCCTGCCTGGCGCTGCCGCTGGCCGGCGCCGCGCTGGCCGGGCCGACAGCCACCGTGCTGTCCGATCCGAAGGCGCGCACGGTTTACAGCGAGCCGGTGACTTTCTCGGCGCGGGTCACCGGCGCGACGCCGTCCGGCACGGTGACGTTTCGCGACGGCGACACGCCGCTGGCGACGCGTACCGTCAGCCGGCTCCGCTCGCAGGACTCCCTCGCCACCGGCGACGGCCATACCTGCGCGGTGACGGTCGCCGGCGGTGTCCAATGCTGGGGCCTGAACAGTCTCGGACAGCTCGGCGACGGCACCACGGACGATCGTCGGGCCGCGGGCGCCGTGACGGGGCTCGCCTCCGGTGTCGTGGCGGTCGCTGCGGGCGACGGGCACGCTTGCGCCCTCACGGCCACCGGCGCCGTCAAATGCTGGGGCGACAACAGTTGGGGCCAGCTGGGCGACGGCTCCATGACCTATCGAACCGCGCCGGTGCCGGTCGCAGGCCTGTCGTCAGGCGTGGTGGCGATCAGCGCGGGTGCGATCCATACCTGTGCGTTGACCGCGACCGGCGGCGTCAAGTGCTGGGGCTACAACGGCGCCGGCACCCTCGGCGACGGGACATGGGCCACGCGCACGACACCGGCCCAGGTCGTCGGGCTGACGTCGGGCATCGCCGCGATCGCCGCGGGCGGCGCCCATACCTGCGCGCTGACCGCGGACGATGGCGTCCTGTGCTGGGGACACAACAACGCCGGTCAGGTCGGCGATGGCACGCGGGTCACCCGATATACGCCGACCCAGGTCGTCGGTCTTTCCACGGGCGTCACCGCGATCTCGACCGGCGAAGCCCATGCGTGCGCGCTGTCGAAGGCCGGTATCATGAAGTGCTGGGGTCACAATTCGGCCGGGCAGCTCGGCCGGGGGGCGGGCTCAGGCTCTAGCGGCGAGGAAACCCCCGCGCCGGTCGTCGGCCTGTCTGCCGTCCCGGTGGAGATCGCGGCGTTCCGCTACAATTCCTGCGCGATCGCCGCTTCCGGCGCGGCGCAGTGCTGGGGCATCAACGGCAGCGGCCAGCTCGGCAACGGCACCACCAACGCAAATTTCGCGGTGCCCGTGCCGCAGACCGTCATCGCCGCCGGCCTCATCCAGATCGAGGGCGGATATGAAAGCACCTGCGCGCTGACCGCTGCCGCGGGTCTCCTGTGCTGGGGCAACAACGACTACGGCCAGTTCGGCGACGGCACGATAGACGAGAGCCTGACGCCGGTCCCGGTGACCGGGTTCGGATCCGGTACCGTGATGATCGCCAGCGGCGCGTCTTTCACCACATCGACACTCGACGCCGGCAATTATCCGATCAGCGCGCGCTACAGCGGCGATGGCGGCAACGCGCCCAGCACCTCCGCGACAGTGGTGCATGTCGTCAGCAAGGCGAAGACGAAGACGTCGGTGAACGCGAAGCCGCGGAAGCCCAGGGTCGGCGACCTGGTTCGCTTCCCGATACAGGTGAAGGCGGTCCCGTCGGCAACGGCGAAGCCCGTCGGTACCGCGATCGTCAAGGATGGCAGGAAGAAGCTCGGCACGGTCACGGTGAAGAAGGGGAGGGCGGGCCTGCGCACGCGCGGCCTGAAGGCCGGAAAGCGCAAGATCACGGTCCTGTACAAGGGCGACAAGAACTGGGTGGGCTCCAGGGCGTCGCGGAAACTCGTCGTCAGGAAGTAG